A single genomic interval of Pyrus communis chromosome 7, drPyrComm1.1, whole genome shotgun sequence harbors:
- the LOC137740505 gene encoding callose synthase 7-like: protein MESPNDDIVILLKLVSHFFIKLLYLSPIGLMPLKQLPILSTCLDLSSHKIFISRHVQFDESTFPLANLPSSTPHVTVDNSHTWVSSLSPVTHVPVHLPTRPVESVVSSSLPPHVTSSSSSSESAPVSEPSPSAAPIPIADAIPSLLPSPNRQALVPTSTAPIFTPPYSPTQTDHVQPPPPNNSAVKDPLWRQAMSNEFNALIRNGTWELVPSLPSQNLIGCKWVFRIKRHPDGTIDRYKARLVAKGFHQRPGVDFSDTFSPVIKPTTIRIVLHLAVTHKWPIRQLDVNNAFLHGTLRENVYMVQPPGFVDSNHPSHVCKLRKALYGLKQAPRAWYKELHSFLLSHGFVNAISDASLFLLNKGTAVIYFLVYVDDLLITGNDFSLIAKFIHLLATRFSVKDLGSLHYFLGVEVLPTATGLFLSQHKYIHDLLVNAKMDGAKAVSTPLSTTHSLMLHDGSSPTDPTPYRRLVGGLQYLSLTRPDISFTVNKLSQFMHSPSETHWQALKRLLRYLKGTLSFGLHLCRRPSHRLYAFSDADWAGDRDDRKSTTGYVVYLGGNLISWSSRKQRSVSRSSTEAEYRAIAATTAELIWIQSLLRELGISLPTTPAVSCDNIGAMFYCANPVLHSRMKHIDIDFQFVRDRVTRGLLQVSHVSTTDQLADALTKSLPRPRFHLLRSKIGVSDGATVLRGRILPLVAPTKIIMEMPISNYRWHEFFPNVTRNIGVVIAIWAPIVLVYFMDGQIWYAIFSTIFGGIHGAFSHLGEIRTLGMLRSRFESVPSAFSNHLMPSQNEYANKEGPLNEQRQRKNIANFSHVWNEFITSMRGEDLISNRDRDLLLVPYSSGDVSVVQWPPSLLASKIPIALDMARYFKGKADDDLFRKIKNDSCMYSAVTECYETLRDIIYGLLEDEADKMIVNWICSEVDSSIQQHRFLTKFRMSGLPFLSERLENFLKLLLLADEDDDNVDSSMHQIINVFQDIMEIITQDVMINGREILEAAHHIDPQNVKREQRFHKLKIGYRHKDWREKVVRLHLILTVKESAINVPQNLDARRRITFFANSLFMNMPRAPKVRDMLSFSVLTPYYKEDVLYSDEELIRENEDGISILFYLQKIYPDEWKNFKERRKEIPEKDRSELTRQWVSYRAQTLSRTVRGMMYYRKALDLQCVLETAGDSDFFGGYQTLNENDEQAFLDRAQALADLKFTYVLSCQVYGAQKNSNEPRDRSCYINILKLMLTYPSLRVAYIDTTEEQVNGKPQKTYFSVLVKGGDKWDEEIYRIKLPGPPTDIGEGRPENQNHAIIFTRGEALQTIDINQDNYFEEAFKMRNVLDEFQKHRRGNQNPTILGLREHIFAGSVSSVAWFTSNQETTFVTIGQRILANPLRVRFHYGHPDIFDRIFHITRGGISKASKVINLSDGIFAGYNSTMRGGFITHHEYIQVGKGRDVGMNQISLFEAKVSNGNGEQTLSRDVYRLGHQFDFFRMLSFYFTTIGFYFSSMVTVLAVYVFLYGRMYMVMSGLEKEIMENPAIHENKAFEEALAAQSVFQLGLLLVLPMVMEIGLEKGFRTALGDFVVMQLQLASVFFTFQLGTKAHYYGRTILHGESKYRATGHGFVVHHAKFSENYRLYSRSHFVKGLEVLILLIVYGVYGESYRSSNLFWFIIFSMWFLVASWLFAPFIFNPSSFDWQKIVDDWTEWNGWMRNRGRIGISPDKSWESWWDEEQEHLKYTGFRGRILEIILALRFLIYQYIIVYHLDIAHHSKSLLVYGLSWVVMVTVLLVLMIVSMGGRRFGPNFHLRFRILETLLFLGFMSVLTVLFVVCGLTISDLFAAIPAFLPTGWALLLIGQACRPVFRRLGFWESIKELGRAYDYIMGLVIFTSIAILSWFPFVSEFQTRILFNQAFSRGLQISRILAGRRDKTASWTET from the exons ATGGAGTCGCCGAACGACGACATCGTCATATTGTTGAAACTGGTCTCACACTTCTTCATCAAGCTTCTTTACCTCTCACCTATTGGTCTTATGCCTTTAAAACAGCTACCTATCTTATCAACC TGTCTTGATCTTTCCTCCCACAAAATTTTTATCTCTCGGCATGTCCAATTCGATGAGTCCACTTTTCCTCTTGCTAACCTCCCTTCCTCCACTCCCCATGTCACGGTTGATAACTCTCACACTTGggtctcttctctttctccagTTACTCATGTTCCTGTCCACTTACCCACCAGGCCTGTTGAGTCGGTTGTTTCCTCTTCGCTGCCACCACACgtcacatcatcatcatcatcctcagAATCTGCCCCTGTCTCAGAACCGTCACCATCCGCTGCCCCGATCCCTATTGCTGATGCTATCCCTTCTCTCTTACCGTCACCCAATCGCCAAGCATTGGTCCCTACCTCTACCGCACCTATATTCACCCCACCATATTCTCCAACCCAAACTGATCACGTCCAGCCACCTCCCCCCAACAACTCC GCTGTCAAGGATCCCCTGTGGCGACAAGCAATGTCCAATGAGTTCAATGCGTTAATTCGCAATGGTACATGGGAGCTCGTTCCTTCCCTTCCCTCTCAAAATCttattggttgtaagtgggtgtttcGTATCAAACGGCATCCTGATGGCACTATTGACAGGTACAAGGCACGCTTAGTTGCCAAGGGTTTTCACCAACGTCCTGGTGTTGATTTTTCAGATACTTTCAGTCCGGTGATCAAACCTACTACCATACGCATTGTTTTGCATCTTGCCGTGACTCATAAGTGGCCAATTCGTCAGTTGGACGTCAACAATGCTTTCCTTCATGGCACACTCCGTGAAAATGTCTATATGGTCCAACCACCTGGTTTTGTTGACTCCAATCATCCATCTCATGTGTGTAAATTGAGGAAAGCCCTCTATGGCCTCAAACAGGCTCCCCGGGCATGGTACAAGGAATTACACTCATTTCTGCTCTCCCATGGCTTTGTCAATGCCATCTCTGATGCCTCACTCTTTCTCTTGAATAAAGGGACTgctgtaatttattttttggtttatgttgatgatcttctTATTACAGGAAACGATTTCTCACTTATAGCAAAGTTCATTCACCTGTTGGCAACTCGGTTCTCCGTCAAAGACCTGGGCTCCTTACATTACTTTCTTGGTGTTGAAGTCCTTCCCACAGCCACTGGCCTATTTCTCTCTCAGCACAAGTACATTCATGATCTTCTTGTCAATGCCAAGATGGATGGTGCAAAGGCTGTCAGTACACCTCTCTCCACCACTCACTCACTCATGCTCCATGATGGCTCCTCCCCAACGGATCCCACTCCCTACCGTCGTCTTGTTGGTGGACTTCAATACCTCAGTCTTACACGCCCTGACATCTCCTTCACAGTCAATAAGCTCTCTCAATTCATGCATTCTCCTTCCGAGACTCACTGGCAGGCACTCAAGCGTCTTCTCCGCTACTTGAAGGGTACCCTTTCCTTTGGCCTTCATCTTTGTCGTCGCCCCTCTCATCGTCTCTATGCCTTTtccgatgctgactgggctggTGATCGTGATGATCGCAAATCTACGACTGGCTATGTTGTCTATCTTGGTGGCAATCTCATCTCTTGGAGCTCCCGCAAGCAGCGGTCTGTCTCTCGCTCCTCTACCGAAGCCGAATATCGGGCCATTGCTGCCACCACTGCTGAACTTATATGGATTCAGTCCTTACTGCGTGAACTTGGCATTTCTCTCCCCACAACACCGGCTGTTTCTTGTGATAACATTGGAGCCATGTTCTATTGTGCTAATCCGGTTCTCCATTCCCGTATGAAGCATATCGATATTGATTTTCAGTTTGTACGGGATCGTGTCACTCGTGGTCTTCTTCAAGTCTCTCATGTCTCCACTACTGATCAGCTTGCAGACGCTCTAACCAAATCCTTGCCACGTCCACGTTTCCATCTCCTTCGTTCCAAGATCGGTGTCTCCGATGGTGCCACCGTCTTGCGGGGGCGT ATACTGCCACTTGTTGCACctacaaaaataataatggaGATGCCTATAAGTAATTATCGATGGCATGAGTTCTTTCCAAATG TAACTCGTAATATTGGCGTTGTTATTGCAATATGGGCTCCAATCGTCCTG GTTTATTTTATGGATGGACAAATATGGTATGCAATATTTTCTACTATCTTTGGTGGAATTCATGGAGCCTTCAGCCATCTGGGTGAG ATACGGACCCTTGGGATGTTGAGGTCCAGATTTGAATCTGTGCCTTCTGCTTTCAGTAATCATCTTATGCCGTCACAAAATGAGtatgcaaacaaggaaggaccaTTG AATGAGCAACGCCAACGAAAGAACATTGCTAATTTCTCTCACGTTTGGAATGAGTTCATAACTTCAATGCGAGGGGAAGACCTTATCAGCAATAG AGATAGAGATCTGCTTCTTGTTCCATATTCATCAGGTGATGTGTCTGTTGTCCAGTGgcctccttccttgcttgccAGTAAG ATTCCGATAGCATTAGACATGGCAAGATATTTTAAGGGGAAGGCAGATGATGATTTATTTAGAAAGATTAAAAATGATAGTTGTATGTACTCAGCAGTAACTGAATGCTATGAGACACTCAGGGATATTATATATGGCCTTTTGGAAGATGAAGCGGATAAGAT GATTGTAAACTGGATATGCTCTGAAGTAGACAGTAGCATACAGCAGCATAGATTTTTGACTAAATTCCGCATGAGCGGGCTGCCATTTCTTAGCGAGAGGTTGGAGAATTTTCTAAAGCTCTTG CTACTCGCAGATGAGGATGATGATAATGTCGATAGTTCCATGCATCAGATAATCAATGTCTTTCAAGATATCATGGAGATTATCACACAGGATGTTATGATCAACGGCCGTGA AATACTGGAGGCAGCACATCACATTGATCCTCAAAATGTCAAGAGGGAGCAAAGGTTTCACAAGCTTAAGATTGGCTACAGACATAAGGATTGGAGGGAGAAG GTAGTCAGACTTCATTTGATTTTGACCGTCAAGGAGTCTGCCATCAATGTCCCTCAAAACTTGGATGCTCGCAGGCGCATCACCTTCTTTGCAAACTCCTTATTCATGAACATGCCACGTGCTCCCAAAGTTCGTGACATGCTCTCATTCAG TGTTCTGACTCCTTATTACAAAGAAGATGTGCTCTATTCTGATGAGGAACTTATACGAGAAAATGAGGATGGAATCTCAATTTTGTTCTACCTGCAGAAAATATATCCTG ATGAATGGAAAAATTTCAAGGAACGGCGAAAAGAGATTCCTGAGAAGGACAGATCAGAGTTAACTCGTCAGTGGGTATCTTACAGGGCACAGACACTTTCTAGAACAG TGAGAGGGATGATGTACTATAGGAAGGCTTTAGACCTTCAGTGTGTCCTGGAAACAGCAGGAGATAGTG ATTTTTTTGGAGGCTACCAAACCTTAAACGAAAATGATGAGCAGGCTTTTCTAGATCGTGCACAAGCTCTGGCAGATTTGAAGTTTACATATGTACTTTCTTGTCAGGTCTATGGTGCTCAGAAAAATTCCAATGAACCTCGGGATAGAAGTTGTTACATTAATATCCTGAAGCTGATGCTAAC GTATCCATCTCTACGTGTTGCTTACATAGATACAACGGAGGAGCAAGTGAATGGAAAACCCCAAAAAACTTACTTTTCCGTTCTAGTCAAGGGAGGTGACAAATGGGACGAG GAAATATACCGTATCAAGCTTCCAGGTCCTCCTACAGATATTGGCGAAGGAAGACCTGAAAATCAAAACCATGCCATTATCTTTACTCGCGGAGAAGCCCTGCAGACAATAGACATTAATCAG GATAATTACTTCGAAGAAGCTTTCAAAATGAGAAATGTGTTGGACGAATTCCAAAAGCATCGTCGTGGGAACCAAAACCCCACAATATTGGGTCTAAGGGAGCATATTTTCGCTGGAAG TGTTTCATCAGTTGCTTGGTTCACGTCGAATCAAGAGACCACTTTTGTAACCATTGGCCAAAGAATTTTGGCAAATCCACTGAG GGTACGGTTCCATTATGGTCATCCTGATATATTTGATAGAATCTTCCACATAACAAGGGGTGGCATAAGCAAAGCTTCAAAAGTAATAAACTTAAGCGATGGTATATTTGCAG GGTACAATTCAACTATGCGTGGGGGATTTATAACGCATCACGAGTATATCCAAGTAGGCAAGGGGCGTGACGTGGGAATGAACCAAATATCACTTTTTGAGGCTAAGGTTTCAAATGGAAATGGAGAACAGACACTTAGCCGTGATGTTTACCGGCTTGGGCATCAGTTTGATTTCTTCAGAATGCTGTCCTTTTACTTCACAACAATTGGATTCTATTTTAGTAGTATG GTAACTGTGCTGGCTGTATATGTGTTTTTATATGGACGTATGTACATGGTTATGAGTGGGTTAGAGAAGGAGATCATGGAGAATCCAGCCATACATGAGAACAAAGCCTTCGAAGAGGCTTTGGCTGCCCAGTCTGTCTTTCAACTGGGCTTGTTGCTTGTGCTTCCCATGGTAATGGAAATTGGCCTAGAGAAAGGGTTCCGCACTGCCTTGGGTGATTTTGTCGTCATGCAGCTGCAGTTGGCCTCTGTTTTCTTCACATTCCAACTTGGAACAAAAGCCCATTACTATGGAAGGACAATCTTACACGGAGAATCTAAATACCGCGCAACTGGCCATGGTTTTGTTGTCCACCACGCAAAGTTTTCCGAGAATTATAGACTCTACTCACGCAGTCACTTTGTGAAAGGGTTGGAAGTGCTGATTCTGCTGATTGTTTATGGAGTCTATGGGGAATCTTATAGGAGTTCAAATCTTTTTTGGTTCATCATTTTCTCCATGTGGTTTCTGGTTGCTTCGTGGTTGTTTGCTCCTTTCATATTCAATCCGTCCAGCTTTGACTGGCAGAAAATTGTAGATGATTGGACAGAGTGGAATGGGTGGATGAGAAACCGTGGTCGTATTGGGATATCACCTGACAAAAGTTGGGAATCATGGTGGGATGAAGAACAGGAACACCTCAAATACACAGGTTTCCGGGGAAGAATTCTTGAGATAATACTTGCGCTTCGGTTCCTTATTTACCAATATATAATTGTTTACCACCTTGATATAGCTCATCACAGCAAGAGTTTACTG GTTTATGGACTTTCTTGGGTGGTTATGGTAACTGTTCTTCTCGTTCTAATG ATAGTTTCCATGGGTGGACGAAGATTTGGCCCCAACTTTCACCTCAGGTTCAGGATTTTGGAAACGCTTCTGTTTCTTGGTTTCATGTCAGTCTTGACTGTCCTATTTGTTGTTTGCGGCCTTACCATTTCAGATCTATTTGCTGCAATCCCTGCCTTTCTACCAACCGGCTGGGCCCTTCTTCTG ATCGGACAAGCATGCAGGCCGGTGTTCAGAAGGCTAGGATTCTGGGAATCAATCAAGGAGCTTGGACGAGCATACGATTACATAATGGGACTAGTAATCTTCACGTCCATAGCCATTTTGTCATGGTTCCCGTTTGTATCAGAGTTCCAAACGCGTATCCTCTTCAACCAAGCATTCAGCAGAGGCCTGCAGATTTCCAGGATTCTTGCAGGAAGGAGAGACAAGACTGCGTCTTGGACAGAAACTTAA